A section of the Nitrospira sp. genome encodes:
- a CDS encoding 4'-phosphopantetheinyl transferase superfamily protein, producing the protein MPRVSQPMSGLSIPSRDSSPLPALSRQDVHVWFCRLVRHEEQRAALAALLSRDEQARAARFAFDRDRHRFILSHGLLRAILARYVGREAGQIEFASGAHGKPALTGCSCAGQDIQFSLSHSGAYAVVAVAAGRAVGVDVEVYRPNVDALKLAQRFFSSEESRQITQAQQGAQLSLFYRYWTAKEAYLKGRGVGLSLGLDRFEILFEDGSPLAHVRMTDSGAFDTNWQVQSVSLADDVSGALAVEGPACQVRLCDSSTGLFR; encoded by the coding sequence GTGCCTCGCGTGTCTCAACCCATGTCCGGATTGTCGATTCCCTCCAGAGATTCGTCGCCGTTGCCCGCTCTGAGCCGGCAGGATGTGCACGTCTGGTTCTGCCGTCTTGTCCGGCATGAGGAGCAACGCGCCGCTCTTGCCGCTCTGCTCTCGCGTGATGAACAGGCCCGCGCGGCCCGATTTGCCTTCGACCGGGATCGTCACCGGTTCATCCTGTCGCACGGGTTGCTGCGTGCCATTCTGGCCCGCTACGTCGGCAGAGAAGCCGGGCAGATTGAGTTCGCCAGCGGAGCCCATGGGAAGCCGGCTCTGACCGGTTGCTCCTGTGCCGGTCAGGACATTCAGTTCAGCCTCTCCCATTCAGGGGCCTACGCCGTGGTGGCCGTGGCGGCCGGGCGCGCCGTCGGTGTGGATGTCGAGGTGTACAGGCCGAACGTGGATGCGCTCAAGCTCGCGCAGCGTTTTTTTTCGTCCGAGGAGTCACGGCAGATCACTCAGGCTCAGCAGGGTGCGCAGCTGTCACTGTTCTATCGCTATTGGACGGCGAAGGAGGCCTATCTCAAAGGGCGTGGGGTGGGGTTGTCTCTCGGTTTGGATCGATTCGAAATCTTGTTCGAAGACGGGTCGCCGCTCGCTCATGTGCGGATGACCGACTCCGGGGCCTTCGATACCAACTGGCAAGTGCAGTCGGTTTCGCTGGCCGATGACGTCTCCGGGGCGCTCGCCGTTGAGGGGCCGGCCTGCCAGGTTCGACTGTGTGATTCAAGTACAGGTCTGTTCCGTTAG
- a CDS encoding nucleoside deaminase, with the protein MLALDDPDTRFMQQALTLARSAPLIGEVPIAAVLVHEGIVIAQAHNLRETRQDPTAHAEVIVIQDAARHMGSWRLIDTILYVTLEPCTMCIGAIVLARIPRLVFGATDPKAGACGSIMNIPPEPRLNHRVEVVGGVCAEESQALLQDFFRQLRKDAARREFT; encoded by the coding sequence ATGCTCGCCCTCGACGATCCCGATACCCGTTTCATGCAACAAGCCCTGACACTCGCGCGTTCGGCGCCGCTGATCGGTGAAGTGCCGATCGCCGCGGTACTGGTGCACGAGGGCATCGTGATCGCTCAAGCCCACAATCTCAGGGAAACCAGGCAGGACCCGACGGCTCATGCAGAAGTCATCGTGATTCAGGACGCAGCCCGGCACATGGGGAGCTGGCGACTCATCGACACGATCCTCTATGTCACGCTGGAGCCCTGCACGATGTGCATCGGCGCCATCGTGCTCGCTCGCATACCGCGGCTGGTCTTCGGCGCGACCGATCCCAAAGCCGGCGCGTGCGGATCCATCATGAATATTCCCCCTGAGCCAAGACTCAACCACCGCGTGGAGGTCGTCGGAGGAGTCTGCGCTGAAGAAAGTCAGGCGTTGCTACAGGACTTCTTTCGGCAGCTGAGAAAAGACGCAGCCCGGCGGGAGTTCACCTAA
- a CDS encoding anti-sigma factor: MTHEELEDAVPLYAIGALERSERQAIEAHLLSGCAACHAALKDYQTVASLLPFGLTPATPPNTLKAKIMMAPMPIAGAVETEQAGPKSSLEPGEWMNHLFPPIAPARSLPFRLAMGFAATVLIVGGGYFAWLSYTQTSQRSGEIQQLQAAVQQETARVAGLQSELQQREQTIGTLKSEIDQRSTEIAELRDQLLQREAELDDAHTQLTQNESSLQRLARQNEEFAGLFKNPSSKVVSLAGSDMAKSAGAFLLFDPATKKAWLYAYNLPALPSGKVYQLWAIDDKPVSAGVFGLDAGLKARMLIRNMTEFSRMKKFAVTVEPDGGRPEPTGAIYLIGQI, encoded by the coding sequence ATGACACACGAGGAACTGGAGGACGCGGTCCCCCTCTACGCGATCGGCGCCCTCGAACGCTCGGAGCGGCAGGCCATCGAAGCACACTTGTTATCGGGATGCGCGGCCTGCCATGCCGCTCTCAAGGACTATCAAACCGTGGCGTCACTGCTGCCGTTCGGACTCACCCCGGCGACACCCCCGAATACGCTCAAAGCCAAAATCATGATGGCGCCGATGCCCATCGCGGGTGCGGTGGAAACGGAGCAGGCCGGCCCGAAGTCGAGCCTGGAACCGGGCGAATGGATGAACCACCTGTTCCCGCCCATCGCGCCGGCCCGTTCGCTGCCGTTCCGCCTGGCAATGGGATTTGCTGCGACCGTATTGATTGTGGGAGGCGGGTATTTCGCGTGGTTATCCTACACGCAAACCTCTCAGCGTTCGGGCGAGATTCAGCAACTGCAAGCCGCGGTGCAACAGGAGACCGCCCGCGTGGCCGGCCTGCAGTCGGAGCTGCAACAGCGTGAACAGACCATCGGCACGCTTAAGTCGGAGATCGACCAACGGAGCACGGAGATCGCGGAACTCCGCGATCAATTGCTGCAGCGGGAAGCGGAGCTGGACGACGCGCACACCCAGCTGACCCAGAACGAATCCTCCTTGCAACGCCTGGCCAGGCAGAACGAGGAATTTGCCGGACTGTTCAAAAACCCCTCGTCAAAAGTCGTGTCGCTGGCCGGATCCGATATGGCCAAATCGGCAGGCGCCTTCCTGCTGTTCGATCCGGCAACCAAGAAAGCCTGGCTCTACGCGTACAATCTGCCGGCCTTACCGAGCGGCAAGGTGTACCAGCTCTGGGCCATCGACGACAAACCGGTGAGCGCAGGTGTCTTCGGACTCGATGCGGGCTTGAAAGCCCGTATGCTCATCAGGAATATGACCGAGTTTTCGCGAATGAAAAAATTCGCCGTGACCGTGGAACCGGACGGCGGACGCCCGGAACCGACCGGCGCGATTTATTTGATCGGGCAGATCTGA
- a CDS encoding sigma-70 family RNA polymerase sigma factor yields the protein MPYSDPEHCARAQADCMEAASRQAASMIDPKLLARVARGDQQAFGQLYDQSSTLLFTLAYRILSDRDEAAELLQEVYLEVWRKIAKYDVGRGSPIAWLVTLTRSRAIDRLRARASRGQHVVADSFEHPLVSRTPDVSPNPYEAREDTELRQLMAKAILELPLPQQQAIEMAFYQGLTHTEIAAKLNQPLGTVKTRIKLAMAKLRASLQQTMPQGEGV from the coding sequence GTGCCCTATTCTGATCCGGAGCATTGCGCCCGCGCCCAGGCCGACTGCATGGAAGCTGCCTCCCGACAAGCTGCATCGATGATCGACCCCAAACTCCTGGCCCGTGTGGCCAGGGGCGATCAACAGGCATTCGGCCAACTCTACGATCAATCGAGCACCCTGCTCTTTACCCTGGCGTATCGCATTTTGAGCGACCGCGATGAGGCCGCGGAGTTACTTCAGGAGGTCTACCTGGAGGTATGGCGCAAAATCGCCAAATACGATGTCGGCCGTGGAAGCCCGATTGCCTGGCTGGTGACACTCACCCGCAGTCGAGCCATCGACCGGCTCCGTGCACGAGCATCGCGCGGGCAACATGTCGTCGCCGATTCGTTCGAACATCCCCTGGTTTCGCGCACACCCGATGTCAGCCCGAATCCGTACGAAGCCCGCGAGGATACCGAGCTACGCCAGCTGATGGCGAAAGCCATCCTCGAACTGCCGCTGCCGCAACAACAGGCCATCGAGATGGCGTTTTACCAGGGCCTGACCCATACGGAGATTGCCGCCAAGCTGAACCAGCCGCTCGGGACGGTGAAGACGCGCATCAAACTGGCGATGGCCAAGCTCCGCGCGTCGTTGCAGCAGACAATGCCGCAGGGTGAGGGGGTATGA
- a CDS encoding tetratricopeptide repeat protein, with product MDISAFRQMVEKNPKGFLGRYGLGNKILQEGGSVEEAAEHLTVATQLDPTHVASHLALGRALVTLGKKEEAKPVLKAGIDAAVSGRSNGGVDLVPELQQLLRTLG from the coding sequence ATGGATATCAGCGCGTTTCGCCAAATGGTTGAGAAAAACCCGAAAGGATTCCTGGGTCGCTACGGCCTAGGCAATAAGATTTTGCAGGAAGGCGGCAGCGTCGAAGAAGCCGCGGAGCACCTCACGGTCGCCACCCAACTGGATCCGACGCATGTGGCGTCGCACCTCGCCCTCGGACGCGCCCTCGTCACACTGGGCAAGAAAGAAGAGGCCAAACCCGTCTTGAAGGCGGGTATCGACGCAGCCGTCTCCGGCCGATCCAACGGCGGAGTGGATCTGGTGCCGGAACTGCAACAACTCCTGAGGACGCTCGGATAA
- a CDS encoding tetratricopeptide repeat protein, with the protein MAENDKHRARIFLHRGDLVQARAAWEAAVKDDRLTGTQRELSNSLGNLGNTYALAGDLEKADTCYKEVLAIQRSEQDPHAIAHTLVNLGNLYIGADKPEKARPYYLEALDLLKPLNDHRALGILYHNLAMEEARQHQWDESVRLFTQALESHRVVGNEEGLAGTYSQLGKTFLDSGRTVEAERCFNNASEHFIKLGNPAGEAAVLRELAELYEQRQDTVAAIRCVERLHHLALGTGRAPADADRERLARLRAARS; encoded by the coding sequence ATGGCTGAAAACGACAAACACCGCGCACGCATTTTTCTCCATCGTGGCGATCTCGTCCAGGCACGTGCCGCCTGGGAGGCAGCCGTCAAGGATGACCGGCTGACCGGGACTCAGCGCGAACTCTCGAACAGCCTCGGCAATCTCGGCAACACCTATGCCCTGGCCGGCGACTTGGAGAAGGCCGACACCTGTTACAAAGAAGTGCTGGCGATCCAACGCAGCGAACAGGACCCACACGCCATCGCCCATACACTCGTCAATCTCGGCAACCTCTACATCGGTGCCGACAAGCCGGAGAAAGCGCGTCCCTATTATCTCGAAGCGCTGGACCTCCTCAAGCCGCTCAACGACCATCGCGCCCTTGGCATCCTCTACCACAACCTGGCCATGGAAGAGGCCCGGCAGCACCAATGGGATGAGTCCGTCCGATTGTTCACGCAAGCGCTGGAGTCCCACCGGGTGGTCGGGAACGAAGAAGGCCTGGCCGGCACCTACAGTCAGCTGGGAAAGACCTTCCTCGACAGCGGCCGCACGGTAGAGGCCGAACGATGTTTCAACAATGCCTCCGAGCATTTCATCAAGCTCGGCAATCCGGCCGGCGAGGCGGCGGTCCTCCGGGAACTGGCCGAACTCTATGAACAACGACAGGATACGGTCGCGGCCATTCGTTGTGTGGAACGGCTGCACCATCTGGCGCTGGGAACCGGACGCGCGCCCGCTGACGCGGACCGCGAACGGCTCGCGCGGCTTCGCGCCGCCCGTAGCTGA
- a CDS encoding thioredoxin family protein, whose product MMAVESAMLPLGTNAPDFSLRNVVNGQIYRLDSFNEKAAFLVMFICRHCPYVVHVEQEIARIGRDYAETGLGLIAISSNDAKSYPDDAPSCLKEMAERLAFSFPFCCDDTQEVAKAYRAACTPDFFLFDRQRRLVYRGQLDDSRPGNNRPVTGRDLRAAIDAVLSGKPVNPDQKASIGCSIKWKPGNAPA is encoded by the coding sequence ATGATGGCGGTCGAATCGGCTATGCTCCCGCTCGGAACGAATGCGCCTGATTTCTCATTGCGTAATGTGGTGAATGGTCAGATCTACCGGTTGGATTCGTTCAATGAGAAGGCGGCGTTCCTGGTGATGTTCATCTGCCGCCATTGCCCCTATGTGGTGCACGTGGAGCAGGAGATCGCCAGGATCGGGCGAGACTATGCAGAGACCGGACTGGGGCTTATCGCGATCAGCAGCAATGATGCGAAGTCGTATCCGGACGACGCACCTTCGTGCTTGAAAGAAATGGCCGAGCGGCTGGCCTTCTCCTTCCCGTTCTGCTGCGATGACACGCAGGAGGTGGCAAAAGCCTACCGGGCCGCCTGCACGCCTGATTTTTTCCTGTTCGACCGGCAGCGTCGACTGGTGTATCGAGGCCAATTGGACGACTCACGTCCCGGCAACAACAGGCCGGTCACCGGCCGAGATCTCCGCGCCGCGATCGATGCCGTCCTGAGCGGAAAGCCGGTGAATCCCGATCAAAAAGCCAGCATCGGCTGTAGCATCAAGTGGAAGCCGGGCAACGCACCGGCCTAG
- a CDS encoding endonuclease/exonuclease/phosphatase family protein: protein MRIVSWNCSGALRKKLPQLLSLNADIYIVQECEKPEGAIDSAYKSWAKGSLWVGSNKHRGLGVFSSNAPLVMLDWDGNGLESFVPFTIDNKITALAVWTRHANSPTFRYIGQLWKYLQVHKARIGDRNMVICGDLNSNARWDVWDRWWNHSDVVRELSSIGIESVYHHQTGEQQGKESQPTFFMHRKLARPYHIDYAFASADLLRSSKISVGRADEWLAFSDHVPIVFDFACDLCTVQTDK from the coding sequence ATGAGAATTGTCAGTTGGAATTGCAGTGGCGCCCTTCGCAAAAAGCTCCCACAGCTTCTCTCTCTCAATGCCGACATCTACATTGTCCAAGAATGCGAAAAGCCGGAAGGGGCCATAGACAGTGCATACAAGAGTTGGGCGAAGGGTTCATTGTGGGTTGGTAGTAACAAACACAGGGGGCTGGGGGTATTTTCAAGTAACGCGCCTCTGGTCATGCTCGACTGGGATGGCAATGGACTTGAGTCATTTGTTCCGTTCACCATCGACAACAAGATCACGGCATTGGCGGTTTGGACGCGTCACGCAAATTCGCCGACCTTCCGCTACATCGGTCAATTGTGGAAATACCTTCAGGTCCACAAGGCAAGAATTGGGGATCGCAACATGGTCATCTGCGGAGACCTCAACAGCAACGCCCGCTGGGACGTCTGGGATCGGTGGTGGAACCACAGTGATGTCGTCAGGGAGCTCTCCTCGATTGGCATAGAAAGCGTGTATCACCACCAGACCGGCGAGCAGCAGGGAAAGGAATCACAGCCCACGTTTTTTATGCACCGTAAGCTTGCTCGTCCCTATCACATCGACTATGCATTTGCTTCCGCGGATCTTCTTCGATCTTCAAAAATTTCAGTCGGCCGAGCCGATGAGTGGCTCGCATTCAGTGATCACGTGCCCATAGTGTTCGATTTCGCCTGCGACTTGTGTACGGTTCAAACCGATAAGTAG
- a CDS encoding HDOD domain-containing protein, with protein sequence MASAQELVQSCSNVFTLPEIYYRVRDVVDNPDSTMDDLAKVLKMDPAISARVLKIVNSPLYGVPKQVDTVTRAVNLLGMQAIRDLVTATTIGRSFSGMTVQIMDLSAYWRKSVLCALMAGKIAKACGIDDSERFFIEGLLRDIGHLVLYQTIPERAQSALIEAGNLGSPLAEVEQSNFGCDFTEVGAELIHSWGMPLQIEQAIRHQLYPDEAGEYALHPSIVHLAGVVADHNELHPSVAPKELSFHAAALQSTRFDVSQWPALLNEAQEQLQETVKLFSPVAMAA encoded by the coding sequence ATGGCATCGGCGCAAGAACTCGTCCAATCCTGCTCAAACGTCTTTACCCTTCCTGAGATCTACTATCGAGTTCGCGACGTCGTGGACAACCCGGACTCGACAATGGATGATTTGGCGAAGGTCCTCAAGATGGACCCGGCAATTTCCGCCCGCGTCCTGAAGATTGTGAACAGCCCGCTGTATGGGGTTCCCAAGCAGGTGGATACGGTGACCCGGGCGGTGAACCTGCTCGGGATGCAAGCGATTCGCGATTTGGTGACGGCCACGACCATCGGCCGCAGCTTCAGCGGCATGACGGTGCAGATCATGGATCTGTCGGCCTATTGGCGTAAAAGCGTGCTCTGCGCTTTGATGGCCGGCAAGATCGCCAAAGCCTGCGGGATCGATGACAGCGAGCGGTTCTTTATCGAGGGCCTGCTGCGAGACATCGGGCACCTGGTGTTGTATCAGACCATTCCCGAGCGCGCGCAATCGGCGCTCATCGAGGCGGGCAATCTGGGTAGCCCGCTTGCGGAAGTCGAACAGTCCAACTTCGGGTGCGATTTTACGGAAGTGGGCGCCGAGTTGATTCATTCCTGGGGGATGCCGCTTCAAATCGAGCAGGCCATCCGGCACCAGCTCTATCCTGACGAGGCGGGTGAGTATGCGCTTCACCCTTCGATCGTGCACCTCGCCGGGGTGGTTGCCGACCACAATGAATTGCATCCCTCCGTTGCTCCGAAGGAGTTGTCGTTTCATGCGGCCGCATTGCAGTCCACCCGATTCGATGTCAGTCAGTGGCCGGCATTACTGAACGAGGCGCAGGAGCAACTGCAGGAGACGGTGAAACTGTTCAGTCCCGTCGCGATGGCCGCCTGA
- a CDS encoding VIT1/CCC1 transporter family protein — translation MPVTPHIEKHFTATATVRDIVIGMADGLTVPFALAAGLSGAVASSGLVVTAGLAEIAAGSIAMGLGGYLAAKTDLEHYASERLRELRETQHIPEREAEEVSEIFRGYGLRDEQIAPLIETLQANPTQWVDFMMRFELGLEEPDPTRARISAWTIALSYVVGGLIPLVPYMVFADIQTALWWSVAVTPVALFVFGYVKSGYTGVPPWRGGFQTVLVGGLAAAAAFGIARLLG, via the coding sequence ATGCCCGTGACGCCTCACATTGAAAAACATTTCACCGCCACCGCGACCGTCCGCGATATCGTGATCGGTATGGCCGATGGGTTGACGGTGCCCTTTGCGTTGGCGGCCGGCCTGTCCGGCGCCGTGGCCTCATCCGGCCTGGTGGTCACAGCCGGGTTAGCCGAGATCGCGGCCGGCTCGATTGCCATGGGTTTGGGCGGGTATCTCGCGGCGAAGACGGATCTGGAACATTACGCGTCTGAGCGCCTGCGGGAGTTGCGAGAGACGCAGCATATTCCGGAACGGGAGGCCGAAGAAGTGTCCGAGATTTTTCGCGGGTATGGTTTGCGCGATGAACAGATCGCTCCATTGATCGAGACACTTCAGGCCAATCCGACGCAGTGGGTCGATTTCATGATGCGGTTTGAGCTGGGACTTGAGGAGCCTGATCCCACACGCGCGCGGATCAGCGCCTGGACGATTGCGCTGTCCTATGTGGTCGGCGGGCTCATTCCGCTGGTGCCCTACATGGTGTTCGCCGATATCCAGACCGCGCTCTGGTGGTCGGTGGCGGTGACTCCCGTGGCGTTATTTGTGTTCGGTTACGTCAAGAGCGGGTATACCGGTGTGCCGCCGTGGCGCGGCGGATTCCAAACCGTGCTGGTCGGTGGTCTTGCGGCGGCGGCGGCCTTCGGTATTGCCCGCCTGCTCGGTTGA
- a CDS encoding SagB/ThcOx family dehydrogenase, which translates to MTPEQPSSTTSTELLSTDPVDRVIAYHVRTKHYFNRYARSLGYLDWANQPNPFRRFDGAELVRLPLLKPEDEPRSPSYHAIYQPGAVSPQAVTTRTISRFFELALGLSAWKKAGESEWALRNNPSSGNLHPTEGYVLLPSAEGLDLKPGLYHYAPREHGLELRADCSPAASSSLLAPFPAGAFLFGLTSVHWREAWKYGERAFRYCNHDVGHAIGSARIAAATLGWKMALLDGVDQNQIARVLGTHRVDDFSGVEPEHPDCLAVIWPGEAEVGSSASSSLENQGLPLFLDEAAVTGVAAGPWHGKANELSREHGVHWDVIDQVAEASWKTSLEHPTVLLGAAPIVQAGTLHASRTTDDAGAIIRQRRSAVSFDGRTAISAATFFHILQRVMPRVERPQLQRPMPWDALSWDPAIHLMLFVHRVEGLEAGLYLLARDPNKLPFLQQSMNPELEWTPAPGCPGDLPLFWLLQGNAQRLAAQVSCQQAIAGDSAFSLGMLAEFEGRLRQDGAWWYPRLFWETGLLGQVLYLEAEAAGVRGTGIGCFFDDPVHEVVGIKDLSIQSLYHFTIGGPVDDQRLMTLPPYHHLRHE; encoded by the coding sequence ATGACTCCTGAACAACCGTCTTCCACTACTTCCACTGAGCTGCTTTCAACCGATCCGGTCGATCGCGTGATCGCCTATCACGTTCGAACCAAGCACTATTTCAATCGTTATGCGCGGTCATTGGGCTATCTGGACTGGGCGAATCAGCCCAATCCCTTTCGGCGATTCGACGGAGCCGAGTTGGTCCGGTTGCCGCTGTTGAAGCCGGAGGATGAACCGCGGTCGCCGTCCTACCACGCCATCTATCAACCAGGCGCCGTTTCTCCTCAGGCGGTGACCACCCGTACCATCTCACGGTTCTTCGAGCTGGCCCTCGGGCTGTCGGCCTGGAAGAAGGCCGGGGAGTCGGAGTGGGCCCTGCGGAACAATCCGTCGTCCGGCAATCTCCATCCGACAGAAGGCTATGTCCTGCTGCCGTCGGCCGAGGGACTCGACCTGAAGCCGGGGCTCTATCACTACGCACCGAGAGAACATGGGCTGGAGTTACGCGCGGACTGTTCGCCTGCCGCCAGCTCGAGTCTATTGGCGCCCTTTCCGGCAGGAGCGTTTCTGTTCGGTCTCACCTCTGTCCATTGGCGGGAAGCCTGGAAGTATGGCGAGCGGGCGTTTCGCTACTGCAACCACGATGTTGGCCACGCGATCGGGTCGGCGCGTATTGCGGCGGCGACGCTCGGGTGGAAGATGGCGCTCTTGGATGGAGTCGATCAGAACCAGATCGCGAGAGTATTGGGCACTCATCGCGTAGACGATTTCAGCGGGGTGGAGCCGGAACATCCCGATTGCCTTGCGGTGATCTGGCCGGGTGAAGCCGAGGTGGGGTCCTCGGCGAGCTCATCGCTTGAGAATCAGGGGCTGCCGTTGTTTCTGGATGAGGCGGCTGTCACGGGTGTGGCTGCGGGGCCATGGCATGGGAAGGCCAACGAGCTGAGCCGCGAACATGGGGTGCATTGGGATGTCATCGACCAGGTGGCAGAGGCCTCCTGGAAGACCAGCCTGGAGCACCCGACGGTTCTGCTTGGCGCGGCGCCCATTGTTCAGGCCGGGACGCTTCACGCGTCACGAACGACGGACGATGCCGGCGCGATCATCAGGCAACGCCGCAGCGCCGTCTCCTTCGATGGCCGCACCGCTATTTCAGCCGCCACATTCTTTCACATCCTGCAGCGGGTGATGCCTCGCGTGGAGCGACCGCAATTGCAGCGGCCCATGCCGTGGGATGCCTTGTCCTGGGATCCGGCGATTCACCTCATGCTGTTCGTGCATCGCGTCGAAGGGCTGGAGGCGGGGTTGTATCTTCTGGCGCGTGACCCGAACAAGCTGCCGTTTCTGCAGCAGTCGATGAATCCTGAATTGGAATGGACCCCGGCGCCCGGTTGCCCGGGAGATCTTCCCCTGTTCTGGCTGCTGCAGGGCAATGCCCAACGACTGGCGGCGCAAGTCAGTTGCCAACAGGCGATTGCCGGAGACAGCGCTTTCTCGCTCGGGATGCTGGCGGAGTTCGAAGGCCGCTTGCGGCAGGACGGGGCTTGGTGGTATCCACGCCTGTTCTGGGAAACAGGATTGCTCGGGCAGGTGCTCTATCTGGAAGCGGAGGCCGCAGGGGTGCGGGGCACGGGGATCGGCTGCTTTTTCGACGATCCGGTGCATGAGGTTGTCGGCATCAAGGACCTCTCCATCCAGTCGCTGTACCATTTCACGATCGGCGGGCCGGTGGACGACCAGCGGCTCATGACGCTCCCTCCCTATCATCACCTCCGGCATGAGTGA
- a CDS encoding VanZ family protein: protein MLIVLVGILPLHNFVGHAHWQYIRWVPTPDQLSSPSVLLDLGIDAVANIMLFVPFGLLYTLRGLGGKSFSPGLLMFMAFILSFGIEYYQVYCHNRSTSLLDLLDNVLGAYIGMRVGEMYLRKKAAEVMEAAT, encoded by the coding sequence ATGCTGATCGTGCTCGTCGGCATCCTTCCGCTGCATAACTTCGTCGGCCATGCGCATTGGCAATACATTCGCTGGGTGCCCACGCCGGACCAATTGAGCTCTCCGTCCGTGCTGTTGGATCTCGGCATCGATGCGGTGGCCAACATCATGCTCTTTGTGCCCTTCGGGCTGCTCTATACCCTGCGCGGATTGGGCGGCAAATCCTTCTCGCCGGGCCTTCTGATGTTCATGGCCTTTATCCTCTCCTTCGGCATCGAGTACTACCAGGTCTATTGTCACAATCGCAGCACATCGCTGCTGGACCTGTTGGATAATGTCCTCGGCGCCTATATCGGCATGCGAGTGGGAGAGATGTATCTCAGAAAGAAAGCGGCGGAAGTGATGGAAGCCGCGACGTAA
- a CDS encoding response regulator, with protein MATIMVIDDEPSIRGLLREVLERSGHKVVEAKDGREALDLYQKHKADLLIMDLLMPEVDGLEATLQLTREYMDTKIIAMTGAQGDRNFLDIAKLFGAHRTFEKPFDLKEMLNAVEAELAQK; from the coding sequence ATGGCGACCATCATGGTGATCGACGACGAACCATCCATCCGCGGCCTCCTGCGGGAGGTCCTGGAACGATCAGGACACAAGGTCGTCGAAGCGAAAGATGGGCGGGAAGCGTTGGATCTCTATCAGAAACATAAAGCCGACCTGCTGATCATGGACCTGCTCATGCCGGAGGTCGATGGACTGGAAGCCACGCTGCAGCTGACCCGCGAATACATGGACACGAAAATCATCGCGATGACCGGCGCCCAAGGGGACCGGAACTTTTTGGATATCGCGAAACTCTTCGGCGCCCACCGGACCTTCGAAAAGCCCTTCGACTTGAAGGAAATGCTGAACGCCGTGGAAGCGGAACTGGCCCAGAAATAA